In Leptospira stimsonii, a single window of DNA contains:
- a CDS encoding J domain-containing protein: protein MSDPDFKNQFPDHYKNLGLSPLSSIEKVKTRYRELAKIFHPDNRETGSSDLFQKFAHSYQILTHPIRRKEYDLQYLSRHPEILFRFRSANEEKNASGEVSFRPKEIPASRILYAGQAVELAKKGLLRAGMRNRERKKYSGIFYDIRILLTSEELNFPIFAKIPLVVRVLCPDCRGSNVFCDSCGGKGTYKSFRNLNLEAEAGKLLPGKVYELDLTGLKPDGFVHFKKNRLKVKIELLEGSRK from the coding sequence ATGAGTGATCCGGATTTTAAGAATCAGTTTCCGGATCACTATAAGAATCTCGGCCTTTCTCCTCTTTCCTCCATTGAAAAGGTCAAAACACGTTATCGTGAACTGGCGAAAATCTTTCATCCCGATAATCGAGAAACCGGCTCTTCGGATCTTTTTCAAAAATTCGCACATTCCTATCAAATTCTCACGCATCCGATTCGAAGAAAAGAATACGACCTACAGTATCTCTCAAGACATCCGGAAATTCTCTTTCGTTTTCGATCCGCAAACGAAGAAAAGAACGCGAGCGGAGAAGTTTCGTTTCGACCGAAAGAAATCCCCGCGTCGAGGATTTTATACGCGGGTCAAGCCGTTGAACTCGCGAAAAAAGGACTTCTTCGTGCGGGGATGCGGAATCGGGAAAGAAAAAAATATTCCGGGATCTTTTACGATATTAGAATTCTCTTAACTTCCGAGGAATTAAACTTTCCGATCTTCGCAAAAATTCCTCTGGTGGTTCGAGTTCTTTGTCCTGATTGCAGAGGGTCTAACGTGTTCTGTGATTCCTGCGGAGGAAAAGGAACCTATAAAAGTTTTCGAAATTTGAATCTGGAAGCAGAGGCAGGAAAACTTCTTCCGGGAAAAGTTTATGAACTGGATCTCACCGGTCTCAAGCCGGACGGTTTTGTTCATTTTAAGAAGAATCGTCTGAAAGTAAAAATTGAACTCCTGGAAGGGAGTAGAAAATAG
- a CDS encoding STAS domain-containing protein, translating to MEINHRKSGETNIVSLSGSLDIYTSIDLKTFFETNVNKENKNVVVNLEKLNYIDSSGIGMLIKQLNFVQDLNGSFFIANMKPAIEKVFKVAGLTSYFKTISPAEFTSNFP from the coding sequence ATGGAAATCAATCACAGAAAGTCAGGAGAAACAAACATAGTAAGTCTTTCGGGCAGTCTGGACATATACACATCGATCGATCTCAAGACGTTCTTCGAAACGAACGTAAACAAAGAAAACAAAAACGTAGTCGTAAATCTTGAAAAACTGAATTACATCGATTCTTCCGGAATCGGAATGTTGATCAAACAGCTCAATTTCGTGCAAGATCTCAACGGATCCTTCTTCATCGCAAACATGAAACCTGCGATCGAAAAAGTCTTCAAAGTCGCTGGACTCACATCGTATTTCAAGACGATCAGTCCGGCGGAATTCACTTCCAACTTCCCTTAA
- a CDS encoding LIC_12936 family protein: protein MKATLFYFLILICAFAGISGQEFEPDGKVKILPYEPGQIKDLELLGKDIAEFHKRIESRLAFLNRRKQIQDNLYSQFIPAYEDQIPQTRNRYMLDLRFVLKVSGAGAQNSPIKLESILFWSRKSLISKMRPQYEEISILKNDKINAEGSDAIELVVKKKTDSGTKEAVYNVSTIREPAQRVKLVRIYRTNLIEIIRRIDKYVEGNIKTSAEDVETTLREVENGGPYQENLPKD, encoded by the coding sequence ATGAAAGCAACATTATTTTATTTCCTCATTTTAATTTGCGCCTTTGCCGGTATTTCGGGTCAGGAATTCGAACCCGACGGTAAAGTCAAAATTCTTCCTTACGAACCGGGTCAGATTAAGGACTTGGAACTCTTAGGGAAAGATATTGCCGAGTTTCACAAAAGGATCGAAAGTCGTCTCGCATTCTTAAATCGAAGAAAACAGATCCAAGACAATCTCTACAGTCAATTTATTCCTGCGTACGAGGATCAAATTCCTCAAACCAGAAATCGTTATATGCTCGATCTTCGTTTTGTTTTGAAGGTTTCGGGCGCCGGCGCGCAAAATTCTCCCATTAAATTGGAATCGATCCTCTTTTGGAGCCGGAAATCATTAATTTCCAAAATGAGACCTCAGTATGAGGAAATCAGCATTTTGAAAAACGATAAGATCAACGCCGAAGGTTCCGATGCGATCGAGTTGGTAGTTAAGAAAAAAACGGACTCGGGAACCAAGGAAGCGGTGTATAATGTCTCGACGATCCGGGAACCCGCGCAGAGAGTAAAACTCGTTCGTATCTACAGAACGAACCTGATTGAAATCATTCGTAGAATCGATAAATATGTGGAAGGAAATATCAAGACCAGCGCGGAAGACGTGGAAACCACTCTTCGAGAAGTGGAGAACGGCGGTCCGTATCAGGAGAATCTTCCAAAGGATTGA
- a CDS encoding LIC10729 family protein, giving the protein MFFYRFVFFSLCLIFTSTGFLQSEENPKFKKFINFDHQGEEGAPLQTEDFRTYAELSTWAIHNGLQLVRDRSDFAPGAGTGKLQNGLCRMIPEDGLRFYLTADPSRNEPLYVQMDLTQFTYTERPKGLKPRDLRIFVNGVLKSTVVFPGNSSTYSSQFPVRFRVDPGELIEGRLDFFLVPNAGELGRFWGIWDVFYHYHAPESK; this is encoded by the coding sequence ATGTTTTTCTACCGATTCGTATTCTTTTCTCTCTGTTTAATTTTTACCAGTACGGGGTTTCTCCAATCGGAAGAAAATCCGAAATTTAAAAAATTCATCAACTTCGATCATCAGGGAGAAGAGGGCGCTCCTCTTCAAACGGAAGATTTTCGAACCTACGCCGAACTTTCTACTTGGGCGATTCACAACGGTCTTCAATTAGTCCGAGATCGCTCGGATTTTGCGCCCGGCGCCGGAACGGGAAAACTCCAGAACGGACTTTGTAGAATGATTCCGGAGGATGGTCTCCGCTTTTATCTCACCGCCGATCCTTCTCGAAACGAACCTCTCTATGTTCAAATGGATCTAACGCAGTTCACATACACGGAGCGCCCGAAAGGTCTCAAACCTCGGGATCTAAGAATTTTTGTGAACGGGGTCTTAAAGTCGACCGTCGTTTTTCCGGGAAATTCCTCCACGTATTCTTCTCAATTTCCCGTTCGTTTCCGGGTGGATCCCGGAGAATTGATAGAAGGACGTTTGGACTTTTTTCTGGTTCCGAATGCGGGTGAACTCGGTCGTTTCTGGGGAATCTGGGACGTTTTTTATCATTACCACGCTCCGGAATCGAAGTAA
- a CDS encoding HNH endonuclease, whose protein sequence is MDPEEPIIWISEEELSKQRKIAKDLRKTPWWKKKKADGICHYCGKKFPPEELTMDHLIPLAKGGKSIKANLVPACKECNFAKKNKLPFEFDSGN, encoded by the coding sequence ATGGACCCTGAAGAACCAATCATTTGGATCAGCGAGGAAGAACTTTCCAAACAGAGAAAGATCGCAAAAGATCTTCGTAAAACTCCTTGGTGGAAAAAGAAAAAGGCCGACGGAATCTGTCATTACTGCGGAAAGAAATTTCCTCCGGAGGAGTTGACGATGGACCATTTGATTCCTCTTGCAAAAGGTGGAAAGTCCATCAAAGCGAATCTGGTTCCCGCGTGCAAAGAATGTAATTTCGCTAAAAAGAACAAACTTCCCTTTGAATTCGATTCCGGGAACTAA
- a CDS encoding SpoIIE family protein phosphatase → MNYYLFFPMIALLANTIFIAFVYARRTGNPIIRSYLIYSTSLNAWLFTYIFTWSYLPESWMTWAFKILSITWLPVGALYLEFVYTFLNRSPGLFLWFFRIGVPLSYVLTIATDLVVKGSIHYYWGYENEPGPVYHIVVLTFVALPAFIGLGILTQSFLSSQKTQRKQIGLAIFGSTVATCLSFYSEIIQVDEQGRILSFPLTPIAIVVQSFLIFIAITRYGFLKINIEGLAVELFKDIHDGMILVKQDRSLFFMNESATKILGISNILPSHFYPSDYFRGYQENPNHLSKEYQPIFNPSCKGVELTRSNIELTGNERGYLFILRDITEKIDSREKIEAIYTALSKDLEIAKIAQTSAISTKFPENPRYKFHSHFQPFELVGGDFFRALERTDGKLDIFFADVSGHGISSAMVAGMLSISFQLVSEKNSEPKQALENIQNLLLGAVLNHHISAVYLSFDPNTKILKYSYAGHHPILIFREGEVISLEGSGRILLITPETDLSNYSFQLKKGDIVFLHSDCLFEVRNMDGDILGYEEFFERLREIPVQTPEKILKTSIDHSLSFGRGKLTDDLAILILEVF, encoded by the coding sequence ATGAATTATTATCTTTTTTTCCCAATGATTGCTTTGCTTGCGAATACGATTTTTATCGCCTTCGTTTACGCAAGACGCACGGGCAATCCGATCATTCGTTCTTATCTGATTTATTCCACTTCGCTGAACGCCTGGCTTTTCACCTATATTTTTACCTGGTCCTATCTTCCCGAATCGTGGATGACTTGGGCCTTCAAAATTCTTTCCATTACCTGGCTTCCAGTGGGAGCACTTTACTTAGAATTCGTTTATACGTTTCTCAATCGTTCCCCCGGACTGTTTCTTTGGTTTTTTCGCATCGGAGTTCCACTTTCCTATGTCCTTACGATCGCGACCGATTTAGTAGTGAAAGGAAGTATTCATTATTATTGGGGATACGAAAACGAACCTGGCCCTGTTTACCACATAGTAGTCCTTACCTTCGTTGCGCTCCCTGCGTTTATCGGTTTGGGTATTCTCACCCAATCCTTTTTATCTTCCCAAAAAACTCAGAGAAAACAAATCGGTCTCGCGATTTTCGGATCGACCGTGGCTACTTGTCTCAGTTTTTATTCGGAAATCATTCAGGTAGACGAGCAAGGAAGAATTCTGTCTTTTCCTTTGACTCCGATTGCGATCGTAGTTCAATCTTTTCTAATATTCATCGCCATCACGAGATACGGTTTTCTGAAGATCAATATCGAAGGTCTGGCCGTAGAACTTTTCAAAGACATTCACGACGGAATGATCTTGGTTAAACAGGACCGCTCTCTTTTCTTCATGAACGAATCTGCGACTAAAATATTAGGAATTTCAAATATTCTTCCTTCCCATTTTTATCCTTCCGATTATTTCCGCGGTTATCAGGAGAATCCCAATCACCTTTCCAAAGAATATCAACCGATCTTCAATCCAAGTTGCAAAGGTGTGGAACTCACGAGATCCAATATCGAATTGACCGGAAACGAAAGAGGTTATCTTTTTATTTTAAGGGACATCACTGAAAAAATAGATTCTCGAGAAAAGATCGAAGCGATTTATACCGCTCTCAGCAAGGATCTCGAAATCGCAAAGATCGCGCAAACATCGGCGATCTCAACTAAATTTCCGGAAAATCCACGTTATAAATTCCATTCCCATTTTCAGCCTTTCGAATTGGTGGGAGGGGATTTTTTCAGGGCACTGGAACGCACCGATGGGAAGTTAGATATTTTTTTTGCGGACGTTTCCGGTCATGGGATTTCCTCTGCGATGGTAGCGGGTATGCTATCGATTTCCTTCCAGCTCGTCTCCGAGAAAAATTCGGAACCGAAACAAGCTCTCGAAAACATCCAGAACCTGCTCCTCGGCGCAGTCCTCAATCATCACATTTCCGCGGTGTATCTATCTTTCGATCCGAATACAAAAATATTAAAATATTCTTATGCAGGACATCATCCAATCCTGATATTTCGGGAGGGAGAAGTTATTTCGCTCGAAGGTTCCGGAAGAATTCTACTGATCACTCCGGAAACGGACTTATCAAATTATTCCTTTCAATTAAAGAAGGGGGACATCGTTTTCCTGCATTCCGATTGCCTTTTTGAAGTAAGGAATATGGACGGTGATATTCTTGGATACGAGGAATTTTTCGAAAGACTCCGAGAAATCCCGGTCCAAACTCCCGAAAAAATTCTTAAGACGTCCATAGATCATTCTTTGTCTTTCGGTCGCGGAAAACTTACCGACGATCTCGCGATCTTGATTCTGGAGGTTTTTTGA
- a CDS encoding OmpP1/FadL family transporter: MVSKFGNRRSRLFLPGIFFILTLFGDSAIWAVDGLTRNAINARYEALAGTNTALGGSPVDVALNPANLSLTKGKKIEFGLGNSTIYNRYQDLFLDSNPSYVYNNDKKSQVNAPAPYIALKLPVTDSIDYGVALYIPGGAIGGVDKITRNTPNGQSLNDWAGTNIPGPIGDSKQIKESNSNQFAVVKLVNGLSFKIGNLSLGASIEAIYGTQKLNQKYYDITGTVEIPGQGYYYESSKKAFTIGGVVGANYAVTERFRIAYSYQAHSSVPLNGHDQIGLNNPYYYRRTGVSYNFDLPEKHSFGFSYGPENIKIAVDLIYSNYGSYLKKANQKLEDPWLPTPFGNLADADAHLNFRNQGGVLVGFEHKLSDSWIYRLGYSYNSLAIKSNGLGGTTGGFFSVYHVFAGGISYLFDKWSLDLGVSYNGPKNHVNGAKGTDWDFSHSIKTGPTSFNNAGYSYGAESTILAVNIGATKSFD, translated from the coding sequence ATGGTTTCAAAATTTGGCAATAGGCGATCTCGGTTATTCTTACCGGGTATTTTCTTCATTCTCACCTTGTTTGGAGATTCGGCAATTTGGGCAGTGGACGGTTTGACGCGAAACGCAATCAATGCGAGATACGAAGCACTTGCGGGCACCAATACCGCGTTAGGCGGTTCTCCAGTGGACGTAGCGTTGAATCCCGCGAATCTATCTCTCACGAAAGGCAAGAAGATAGAATTCGGTTTGGGAAATTCTACGATCTACAATCGTTATCAAGATCTATTCTTAGATTCGAATCCGAGTTACGTTTATAACAACGATAAGAAAAGTCAGGTCAACGCACCCGCACCTTATATCGCGCTCAAACTTCCGGTAACGGATAGTATCGATTACGGAGTTGCCCTTTACATTCCCGGTGGAGCGATCGGAGGAGTGGATAAGATTACGAGAAACACTCCGAACGGACAATCTCTCAATGATTGGGCCGGAACCAATATTCCAGGTCCGATCGGAGATTCGAAACAAATCAAAGAATCGAACTCAAATCAGTTTGCAGTGGTAAAACTCGTGAACGGTCTTTCTTTTAAGATCGGAAATTTATCTCTTGGGGCGAGTATAGAGGCTATCTACGGAACACAAAAACTGAATCAAAAATACTATGACATCACAGGAACGGTTGAAATTCCCGGACAAGGATATTATTACGAGAGTAGCAAGAAGGCGTTTACGATCGGAGGTGTCGTCGGGGCCAACTATGCAGTCACCGAACGTTTCAGAATCGCCTATTCCTATCAAGCCCATTCTTCCGTTCCTTTGAATGGTCATGATCAGATCGGCCTTAACAATCCGTACTATTACAGAAGAACAGGAGTGTCCTATAATTTTGATCTTCCCGAAAAACATTCATTCGGTTTTTCTTATGGACCTGAAAATATCAAAATCGCAGTGGATTTAATCTACTCGAACTACGGTTCGTATCTCAAAAAGGCAAATCAGAAACTCGAAGACCCTTGGCTCCCTACCCCCTTCGGTAATTTAGCGGACGCGGACGCACATCTCAATTTCCGAAATCAAGGCGGAGTTTTGGTAGGATTCGAACATAAACTTTCGGATTCTTGGATCTACAGACTCGGCTATTCTTACAATTCGCTTGCGATCAAAAGTAACGGCTTGGGCGGAACCACCGGAGGATTTTTCTCCGTCTATCACGTGTTTGCGGGAGGAATCAGTTATCTCTTCGATAAATGGAGTTTGGATTTGGGAGTCAGTTATAATGGCCCCAAAAATCACGTGAACGGCGCGAAGGGAACCGATTGGGACTTCTCTCATTCGATCAAAACGGGACCAACTTCATTTAACAATGCAGGGTATTCTTACGGAGCGGAATCTACGATTCTTGCAGTCAATATCGGAGCGACGAAATCCTTTGACTAA
- a CDS encoding DUF1292 domain-containing protein, with product MQDLSQDDEFQEHEESGQETVQLLDEDGNSHSFIIAEALEIDENQYLLLTPVLEEDFDLVNLDVSFLRGEDDAGYFAVRLESDEFGEDCLIEVKDKRELEDILAELNVDIV from the coding sequence GTGCAAGATCTCTCTCAAGACGATGAATTTCAGGAACACGAAGAATCCGGTCAAGAAACGGTTCAACTTTTGGATGAAGACGGAAATTCCCATTCTTTTATCATAGCAGAAGCGCTTGAGATCGATGAAAATCAATACCTTCTTCTGACTCCCGTTTTAGAAGAAGATTTCGATCTGGTCAATCTCGACGTGAGTTTTTTGAGAGGAGAGGACGACGCCGGATATTTTGCGGTTCGTCTCGAGTCCGACGAATTCGGAGAAGATTGTTTGATCGAAGTTAAGGACAAACGCGAACTCGAAGACATTCTCGCCGAATTGAACGTAGATATCGTTTGA
- a CDS encoding type I phosphomannose isomerase catalytic subunit: protein MQKLIRFYPIYKERIWGGRKLGNYPGRSIPEGNIGESWEISDYGNEVSVISNGPLKGKTFREAYQQNTDAILGKTFLGKPFPLLIKLIDAKEKLSVQVHPDDAYAEKYDPNNAGKKEAWTVLQAEPGSKLVCGFSNATSREEFQSLVETNRAEEILREITVKEGDSFLLNPGRIHAIGAGILLMEVQQSSDSTYRVYDYGRPRELHLKKALDVLDYGGPSENDILKPEAKSWEDGKRFRLTANDKFLMETLEVSGEGKTFQIPSLYKESVFQILIVLKGRIRIEEEEFSEGDTAFLTASGLREGISAVNLGNFAKLSISGPGSDWGIYKD from the coding sequence ATGCAAAAGCTGATCCGATTCTATCCGATCTACAAAGAAAGAATTTGGGGGGGAAGAAAGCTCGGAAATTATCCGGGAAGATCGATCCCCGAAGGAAACATCGGAGAATCCTGGGAAATTTCGGACTACGGAAACGAAGTTTCCGTGATCAGCAACGGCCCTTTAAAGGGAAAGACGTTTCGAGAAGCATATCAGCAAAACACGGACGCGATCTTAGGGAAAACCTTTCTCGGAAAACCGTTTCCTCTTCTTATCAAACTCATAGACGCGAAGGAAAAACTTTCGGTGCAAGTTCATCCCGACGACGCCTACGCGGAAAAATACGATCCGAATAACGCGGGAAAAAAAGAGGCGTGGACCGTTTTACAAGCGGAGCCCGGCTCCAAACTCGTATGCGGTTTTTCGAATGCAACAAGCAGGGAAGAATTTCAATCCCTCGTGGAAACAAATCGTGCGGAAGAAATTCTGAGAGAAATCACAGTGAAAGAAGGAGATTCTTTTCTTCTGAATCCGGGAAGGATCCACGCGATCGGAGCCGGAATTCTTTTGATGGAAGTGCAACAATCTTCGGATTCTACGTACAGGGTCTACGACTATGGAAGACCGAGAGAACTCCACCTCAAAAAAGCGTTGGACGTTCTGGACTACGGTGGTCCTTCTGAAAACGATATTCTGAAACCCGAAGCCAAATCCTGGGAAGACGGAAAGAGATTTCGTCTAACGGCAAACGATAAATTCTTAATGGAAACCTTGGAAGTTTCCGGAGAAGGAAAAACGTTTCAAATTCCGAGCTTATACAAAGAATCCGTTTTTCAAATCCTGATCGTTCTCAAAGGAAGAATCCGAATCGAAGAGGAAGAATTCTCCGAAGGAGATACGGCTTTTTTGACGGCCTCCGGTTTGCGAGAGGGAATTTCCGCGGTCAATCTCGGAAACTTCGCGAAACTTTCGATTTCAGGCCCCGGCTCCGATTGGGGAATCTACAAAGATTAG
- a CDS encoding bifunctional riboflavin kinase/FAD synthetase, which yields MITIHTLERAGKSIHSPCVVTLGNFDGIHLGHQALLDRVLKVSKESGLSSCVVTYDPNPAIVLGKNPEMKSLMTLNDKEEWIRKQGIDFLIVLPFNAELAEMSAETFLEEILLKELKTKKIVIGYNHCFGKGRRGNYELLKEYAETLNYTVERVDPVYLGEIKLSSSYVRGLIGEGNVREAKNCLNRFYSITGVVVGGHKRGRAIGFPTANVKPDANILLPGVGVYAGYTNVEGKEYPSMINIGRNPTFGENPLTVESNIFDFEKEIYDQTIRITFTDRLRDEVKFSGVENLISQLKKDETEAREILTSRSSKNTIFL from the coding sequence TTGATCACAATCCATACACTTGAAAGAGCGGGAAAATCAATTCATTCTCCTTGCGTAGTCACCTTGGGAAATTTTGACGGGATTCATCTCGGTCACCAGGCGCTCCTCGATCGGGTTCTCAAGGTTTCAAAAGAAAGCGGCCTTTCCTCTTGCGTCGTCACCTACGATCCGAATCCGGCGATCGTCCTAGGAAAAAATCCCGAAATGAAGAGTCTGATGACTCTCAATGACAAAGAAGAATGGATCCGCAAACAAGGGATCGATTTTTTGATCGTCCTCCCTTTCAACGCAGAACTTGCGGAAATGAGCGCGGAAACGTTCTTGGAAGAGATTCTTCTGAAAGAATTAAAGACCAAGAAGATTGTGATCGGATACAACCATTGTTTCGGAAAGGGAAGAAGGGGAAACTACGAACTTTTAAAAGAATATGCAGAAACTCTAAACTACACCGTGGAAAGGGTGGATCCGGTTTATCTGGGAGAAATCAAACTCTCGAGTTCGTATGTGAGAGGACTGATCGGGGAAGGAAACGTGAGAGAAGCGAAAAATTGTCTCAATCGTTTTTATTCTATAACCGGAGTCGTGGTCGGAGGACATAAACGTGGAAGGGCGATCGGATTTCCGACTGCGAACGTAAAGCCGGACGCGAACATTCTTCTTCCCGGAGTAGGCGTCTACGCGGGATATACAAACGTAGAAGGAAAAGAATATCCTTCGATGATCAACATAGGACGCAATCCTACCTTCGGAGAAAATCCTCTCACAGTAGAATCAAATATTTTTGATTTTGAGAAGGAGATCTACGACCAAACGATACGAATCACGTTTACGGATCGGCTCCGGGACGAGGTCAAGTTTTCGGGAGTGGAAAACTTAATCTCTCAATTGAAGAAAGACGAAACCGAAGCGAGAGAAATTCTAACGTCCCGGAGTTCTAAAAATACAATCTTTCTCTGA
- a CDS encoding SpoIIE family protein phosphatase, with protein sequence MNPYVLIPFTALMINGCLFAYVSALKGKSRTVNLYLRFSLLLAIWHIALILYWSFLPGNWPEIIFKISSFSWIFIGCLFFEFAVEFTSASFRFLIYFFRGLSLVSFIIAVSTDLVIAGSTRTYWGDVIATGPLYISVSTVVIGVPTLFGSVILIAKSFRSQNSFFKKQSRLVAYGTIVTFVFSFLTTILPRFINPSLTFPPMSGSAAVIQSICIFIAIHKYGFMDLKLEHIALRLYSEIREGVVLLSPKGTLLFSNLSARKMLNLPEDFGMGMKLNLSEYLEGFPSDTYFERKEFINLKVNAEKNLFSPQEDYFHVPENKYLEVSSSPIPLSGKNGGKVYILRDITEKKESLEKIRKLLNRLDLDLDLARDIQEMITTRDFPDSPDYKIHSHFQPYVKVGGDILNVKKEKDESLHILFGDVSGHGISAAMVAAMTSIAFGAATGRSDLTDQNLLFMHHLLKDTITLHFLSSVYMRYVPSAKRLEYSYGGHHPGLLIRNGECSFIEGSGGILFAIASPKIHRYELDLIKGDRILFYSDGLFEVRNSEGNILGRHQFLDAVKSLVSEDTSSMIRSILSYSSSYGGGEMSDDITIFCLEVF encoded by the coding sequence ATGAACCCTTATGTTCTGATTCCTTTTACCGCCTTGATGATCAACGGATGTTTGTTTGCGTATGTCAGCGCGCTCAAAGGTAAATCGAGAACCGTAAATCTTTACCTTAGATTTTCGTTACTTTTGGCCATCTGGCATATCGCACTCATTCTTTATTGGTCTTTTTTACCTGGAAACTGGCCTGAAATCATTTTTAAAATTTCCTCTTTTTCTTGGATCTTTATCGGTTGTCTGTTCTTCGAATTCGCGGTGGAATTCACGTCCGCATCGTTTCGGTTTCTGATCTATTTTTTTCGAGGCCTCTCCTTGGTGTCGTTTATCATAGCGGTTAGCACCGATTTGGTGATCGCTGGTAGCACGAGAACTTATTGGGGCGACGTAATTGCGACGGGGCCTTTGTATATTTCGGTGAGCACCGTCGTCATCGGCGTCCCGACCTTGTTCGGTTCCGTGATTCTGATCGCTAAAAGTTTTCGTTCCCAAAATTCCTTTTTTAAAAAACAATCCAGACTCGTCGCGTATGGAACGATTGTAACCTTCGTCTTTAGTTTTCTTACCACCATTCTACCGAGATTTATCAATCCATCCCTAACCTTCCCTCCGATGAGTGGGAGCGCCGCAGTAATCCAATCGATCTGCATTTTTATAGCGATCCATAAATACGGATTTATGGATTTGAAGTTGGAGCACATTGCACTCCGCCTTTACTCTGAAATTAGAGAAGGTGTGGTCTTGCTATCACCGAAGGGAACTCTTTTGTTCAGCAATCTCTCCGCGCGGAAGATGTTGAATCTCCCGGAAGATTTTGGAATGGGAATGAAGTTAAACCTCTCCGAATATCTGGAAGGATTTCCTTCGGATACGTATTTCGAAAGAAAAGAATTTATAAATCTGAAGGTGAACGCCGAAAAAAATCTTTTCAGTCCACAGGAAGATTACTTTCACGTTCCGGAAAACAAATATTTGGAAGTCTCTTCCTCTCCGATCCCCCTTTCCGGAAAAAACGGAGGGAAAGTTTATATTCTAAGAGATATCACAGAAAAAAAAGAATCGTTGGAGAAAATTAGAAAACTCTTAAATAGATTAGATCTGGATCTTGACCTAGCGCGGGACATTCAGGAAATGATCACAACTCGCGACTTTCCCGATTCACCGGACTACAAGATTCATTCTCATTTTCAACCATACGTAAAGGTGGGAGGAGATATTCTAAACGTGAAAAAGGAAAAGGACGAAAGTCTTCATATTCTTTTCGGGGACGTTTCCGGTCACGGTATTTCCGCCGCGATGGTCGCGGCGATGACTTCCATCGCTTTCGGTGCCGCGACAGGAAGAAGCGATCTTACCGATCAGAATCTTTTGTTTATGCATCATCTTTTGAAAGATACGATCACGTTACATTTTCTTTCATCTGTTTATATGAGATACGTTCCCTCGGCGAAACGATTGGAATACAGTTACGGAGGTCATCACCCCGGTCTTTTGATTCGCAACGGAGAATGTAGTTTTATCGAAGGTTCGGGTGGAATTCTTTTTGCGATCGCCTCTCCGAAAATTCATCGATACGAACTCGATCTGATCAAAGGAGATCGAATCCTATTCTACTCGGACGGTTTATTCGAAGTCAGAAATTCCGAAGGTAATATTTTAGGAAGGCATCAATTTTTAGACGCGGTGAAATCCTTGGTAAGCGAAGACACAAGCTCGATGATTCGATCCATTCTTTCGTATTCCAGTTCTTACGGCGGAGGAGAAATGTCAGACGATATTACAATCTTTTGTCTGGAAGTATTTTAA
- a CDS encoding globin, with protein sequence MNPLTKNQAQSLHESFEIINLDKVKFAELIFAFLKFNHPKYENIFTVFKVDDVRTFMGSAREVVTACSHDFLFPKAIRNFGSECLKICGRPEDILHLEKAWIFGMAEWLGPWHTPEIEETWKEVFNITYLSLSETLQWN encoded by the coding sequence ATGAATCCTTTGACTAAAAACCAAGCTCAGAGTCTCCATGAGTCTTTTGAAATTATCAATTTAGATAAGGTGAAATTTGCGGAACTCATCTTTGCCTTTTTGAAATTCAATCATCCTAAGTATGAAAATATCTTTACCGTATTCAAGGTCGACGACGTTCGAACCTTCATGGGTTCGGCAAGGGAAGTCGTTACTGCTTGCAGTCACGATTTCTTATTCCCAAAAGCCATTCGAAATTTTGGTTCCGAATGTCTGAAGATCTGTGGTCGTCCGGAAGACATCCTGCATCTGGAAAAGGCTTGGATTTTCGGAATGGCGGAGTGGTTGGGACCTTGGCATACTCCGGAAATCGAAGAGACCTGGAAGGAAGTATTCAATATTACGTATCTTTCACTTTCGGAAACTCTCCAATGGAATTGA